Proteins encoded in a region of the Zunongwangia endophytica genome:
- a CDS encoding OmpA/MotB family protein produces the protein MKKTILAIAGSTLMLTSCVSSKVYKDLESRHADLKRENRELKSEVGRLEGVDEELAELKSEHQTLTSERDQLKDQLASLQSNYDNLKSSYDALEKNSSQAIAENSRQNRDLLSQLEDKEKTLAAEQARLEKLQKDLQARSQRINELEGLIAAKDAKMNALKEAVSKALTDFEGKGLTVEQRDGKVYVSMENKLLFSSGSWAVNTDGRKAVNQLGNVLAQNPDISVLIEGHTDNVPYGGNGALKDNWDLSTKRATAIVQILRENNSIDPQNLTAAGRGEYAPVASNDTAEGKAKNRRIEVILTPKLDEVTKLLNEVE, from the coding sequence ATGAAAAAAACCATATTAGCTATTGCAGGAAGCACTTTAATGCTAACCTCTTGTGTTTCCTCTAAAGTTTATAAAGATCTTGAAAGTCGCCATGCCGATCTTAAGCGAGAAAATCGCGAACTAAAAAGTGAAGTTGGTCGTCTTGAAGGGGTAGATGAAGAACTTGCCGAGTTAAAATCGGAGCATCAAACGCTAACTTCTGAACGTGATCAATTAAAAGATCAGTTGGCGAGTTTGCAAAGTAATTACGATAATCTAAAAAGCTCTTACGATGCTTTAGAGAAGAATTCCTCTCAGGCTATTGCTGAAAATTCTAGGCAAAACAGAGACTTATTATCGCAGTTAGAGGATAAAGAAAAAACCTTAGCAGCAGAACAGGCAAGACTAGAGAAATTACAAAAAGATTTGCAGGCACGTTCCCAAAGAATCAATGAACTGGAAGGGCTTATCGCTGCAAAAGATGCAAAAATGAACGCCCTTAAAGAAGCGGTGTCCAAAGCACTTACCGATTTTGAAGGTAAAGGGCTTACCGTAGAGCAAAGGGACGGTAAAGTTTATGTGTCTATGGAGAATAAATTACTATTTAGTTCTGGTAGTTGGGCGGTAAATACAGATGGTCGTAAAGCGGTTAACCAATTGGGGAATGTACTTGCTCAAAATCCAGATATTAGTGTGTTAATCGAAGGGCATACCGATAATGTGCCTTATGGAGGTAACGGAGCTTTAAAAGATAACTGGGACCTTTCTACTAAGAGGGCAACAGCAATTGTTCAGATTTTGAGAGAAAATAATTCAATAGATCCGCAAAATTTAACTGCAGCAGGTCGAGGTGAATATGCGCCAGTGGCATCGAATGATACTGCGGAAGGAAAAGCAAAGAATAGAAGAATAGAAGTAATATTAACGCCGAAGTTGGATGAGGTTACAAAACTTTTAAATGAAGTAGAGTAA
- a CDS encoding NADP(H)-dependent aldo-keto reductase: MKYTTLPGTDIKVSKICLGTMTWGEQNTEAEGHEQIDYALDQGVNFMDTAEMYSVPAKPETQGSTEKIIGSWLKKTERRKDIVLTSKIAGPADMVSHVRENMGFNKVAVNDAIDKSLQRLNTDYLDLYQLHWPERNTNFFGKLGYTHKEDEEWNDNFKEVLENLQEQVKAGKIRHVGLSNETAYGLSRFLEESRLHDLPKMITVQNPYSLLNRKDEVGLTEVLHRENVGLLPYSPLGMGTLSGKHINGIAENTRLSLFPQYGRYSGEVAVKATKAYKEVAVKHELSMAQMSLAFVNQQPFVTSNIIGATKMEQLKENIASINLELSKEVLEDIEKVHEKYPNPAP; this comes from the coding sequence ATGAAATATACCACACTACCCGGTACAGATATAAAAGTTAGTAAGATTTGTCTAGGCACAATGACCTGGGGAGAACAAAATACAGAAGCTGAAGGTCACGAGCAGATCGATTATGCGCTAGATCAAGGTGTGAACTTTATGGATACGGCCGAGATGTACTCGGTACCAGCAAAACCAGAAACTCAAGGAAGCACAGAGAAGATTATCGGTAGCTGGCTAAAAAAGACGGAAAGAAGAAAAGATATTGTTTTGACTTCTAAAATAGCAGGTCCGGCAGATATGGTATCTCACGTAAGAGAAAATATGGGATTTAACAAAGTAGCTGTTAATGATGCTATCGATAAGAGTTTGCAACGTTTAAATACCGATTATTTAGATCTTTATCAATTACATTGGCCAGAGCGAAATACTAATTTCTTCGGAAAGCTAGGCTATACGCACAAGGAAGATGAAGAATGGAATGATAATTTTAAAGAAGTACTGGAGAATCTTCAGGAGCAAGTGAAAGCGGGTAAAATTCGTCATGTTGGTTTATCGAATGAAACAGCTTACGGGTTAAGTCGGTTTCTAGAAGAAAGTCGACTTCATGATTTACCGAAAATGATCACCGTTCAAAATCCATATAGTTTATTGAATCGAAAAGACGAAGTAGGTCTTACTGAAGTATTGCATCGTGAAAATGTTGGTTTATTGCCTTATTCTCCATTAGGGATGGGAACGCTTTCTGGAAAACATATAAATGGTATTGCTGAAAATACAAGATTAAGTTTGTTTCCGCAGTACGGTAGATATTCCGGAGAAGTAGCAGTAAAAGCAACCAAAGCTTATAAAGAAGTTGCTGTGAAACACGAATTGTCTATGGCGCAAATGTCTTTAGCTTTTGTAAATCAGCAGCCTTTTGTGACTAGTAATATCATTGGCGCTACTAAAATGGAGCAGCTTAAAGAAAATATCGCAAGTATTAATTTGGAGCTTTCCAAGGAAGTTTTAGAAGATATCGAAAAAGTACACGAAAAATATCCAAATCCGGCACCGTAA
- a CDS encoding M23 family metallopeptidase: MKHFLYYLLTIAVFASCSRLNKATDFITNPSAKEIYKRDYNISDELFAIWEQQHELGLKDSVKIELPYGENGHFMPKSFPVYAYELDLNTGEIFDFEIFTDSLEDLVFIDFYKISEDSIQHFKKIESAEIDQKLFQYEIKSSGRYKIVIQPAIENQSDFVFKFNKKPAYFFPVADGKNRNIQSYWGATRDGGARSHEGIDIFADRGTPAIAATNGRIGFTGEKGLGGKQVWLRDTKRGQSLYYAHLDSISVASGNVKAGDTLGFVGNTGNARTTPPHLHFGIYKRGAINPLHFVQQSESFKPKIEEFSKKSTNLIINSSIANLRDKPTTSKSQILGQGKNKDTLQLLGKTGEWFHVRPKNKSASFIHQSLVAPL; the protein is encoded by the coding sequence TTGAAGCATTTTCTATATTATTTATTAACAATTGCAGTTTTTGCCTCGTGCTCGCGATTAAATAAAGCAACCGACTTTATTACCAATCCCAGCGCAAAGGAAATTTATAAAAGAGATTATAATATTTCAGATGAGTTATTTGCAATCTGGGAACAACAACACGAGTTAGGATTAAAAGACAGCGTAAAAATCGAACTTCCTTATGGCGAAAATGGTCATTTTATGCCTAAATCTTTTCCGGTTTATGCCTACGAGCTCGATTTAAACACTGGAGAAATTTTTGATTTTGAAATTTTCACTGACTCTTTAGAAGATCTGGTTTTTATTGATTTCTATAAAATTTCAGAAGACAGCATTCAGCATTTTAAAAAAATTGAGAGTGCTGAAATTGATCAAAAATTATTTCAGTATGAAATTAAATCCTCTGGACGTTACAAAATAGTGATTCAACCCGCTATAGAAAATCAATCAGATTTCGTATTCAAATTCAATAAAAAACCTGCTTATTTTTTTCCGGTAGCAGATGGTAAAAACAGGAATATCCAGAGTTATTGGGGCGCTACTCGCGACGGAGGTGCCAGAAGTCATGAAGGTATTGATATTTTTGCCGATCGCGGTACTCCTGCAATCGCCGCAACAAATGGAAGAATTGGTTTTACCGGCGAAAAAGGTTTAGGAGGTAAACAGGTTTGGCTTCGTGATACTAAAAGAGGACAATCGCTGTATTACGCGCACTTGGATAGCATTTCAGTTGCCTCTGGAAACGTAAAAGCAGGTGATACTCTTGGATTTGTAGGAAATACCGGAAATGCAAGAACTACGCCGCCACACTTACATTTTGGAATCTATAAGCGCGGAGCAATAAATCCGCTTCATTTTGTACAACAATCAGAATCTTTTAAACCGAAAATCGAAGAATTCAGTAAAAAATCAACCAATCTGATTATTAATAGTAGTATTGCGAATCTTAGAGATAAGCCCACTACTTCGAAATCTCAAATCTTAGGACAAGGAAAAAACAAAGATACGCTTCAGCTTTTAGGCAAAACAGGAGAATGGTTTCATGTTCGACCTAAAAACAAAAGCGCATCTTTTATACATCAAAGTTTAGTTGCTCCGTTATAA
- a CDS encoding alpha/beta hydrolase, which yields MIKNLLLAVVIIFPWMISAQTTYETVSSDKLGTSREIKIQLPRNYEANKEKLYPVMLVLDGDYLFEPVAGMIDFYSYWEDAPEMIVVGVNQNKSREADSYYDEERYLPSEEGAAFFEFLGMELMKSIAENYRVAPFHVIVGHDLTANFMNYYLLKDNPIFDAYINLSPDYAPKMTVRLNEVFQKTEKRIWYYLATGSDDIPQLQESIITFDGLLKDLNNTQIEYDFDNFENSTHYSLVGKAIPAAIDNIFEIYRPISQKEYQTKLLQTSISLSEYLEDKYSTINELFGLEKQIRLNDFLAINQAIEKTRRWDDFKGLSKLAADHYPNTMLATYFEARWEEETGNPQRAIKTYQKAYSQKPISFLTTDFMLERANEIKKANR from the coding sequence ATGATAAAAAATCTACTTCTAGCAGTAGTCATTATCTTCCCATGGATGATTTCTGCTCAAACTACCTACGAAACAGTATCTTCAGATAAGCTTGGCACAAGTCGGGAAATTAAAATCCAATTACCCAGAAACTACGAAGCTAATAAGGAAAAATTATACCCTGTAATGTTAGTTCTGGATGGTGATTATTTATTTGAGCCTGTAGCAGGCATGATCGATTTCTATTCCTACTGGGAAGACGCTCCAGAAATGATCGTAGTTGGCGTTAATCAAAATAAAAGCAGGGAAGCCGATTCTTATTATGATGAAGAGCGTTACTTGCCAAGTGAAGAAGGAGCTGCTTTTTTTGAATTCTTAGGTATGGAACTCATGAAAAGTATTGCTGAAAATTATCGTGTTGCGCCTTTTCATGTGATTGTTGGGCACGATCTTACTGCCAATTTCATGAATTACTATCTTTTAAAAGACAATCCAATATTTGATGCTTATATAAATCTAAGCCCAGATTATGCGCCTAAAATGACAGTAAGATTAAATGAAGTTTTTCAAAAAACTGAAAAAAGGATTTGGTATTATCTCGCTACGGGATCAGATGATATTCCGCAGTTACAGGAATCTATTATAACATTTGATGGTTTACTGAAAGATCTCAATAACACGCAAATTGAATATGATTTTGATAACTTCGAAAATTCAACACATTATTCTTTAGTAGGTAAAGCAATTCCTGCAGCTATAGATAATATATTCGAAATCTATCGCCCTATTTCTCAAAAAGAATATCAAACTAAATTGCTTCAAACCAGTATTAGCCTATCAGAATATTTAGAAGACAAATACAGCACTATAAACGAGCTTTTTGGTTTAGAAAAGCAAATTCGCCTTAATGACTTTTTAGCTATAAATCAGGCTATAGAGAAAACGAGACGTTGGGACGATTTTAAAGGCTTAAGCAAATTGGCTGCCGATCATTATCCTAACACAATGCTAGCTACTTATTTTGAAGCAAGGTGGGAAGAAGAAACTGGTAACCCGCAACGCGCTATAAAGACCTATCAAAAAGCCTACAGCCAAAAGCCTATTTCATTTCTTACGACAGATTTTATGCTGGAAAGAGCCAATGAAATTAAAAAAGCCAATCGTTAA
- a CDS encoding exodeoxyribonuclease III — MKIISYNVNGIRAAVRKGFLDWIQQANPDVICLQEIKANPDQLNLEEFTEAGYPYQYWYPAQKKGYSGVAILSKIEPNHIEYGTGIDYMDFEGRNIRADFDHCSVMSLYLPSGTNINRLEFKLQFMADFQNYINDLKQVVPNLIICGDYNICHEAIDIHDPVRLKNTSGFLPVEREWIDNFMKSGFIDSFRHFNTEPDQYSWWSYRANARANNKGWRIDYNLVAEPLQEKLKRAVILPEAHHSDHCPILVELER; from the coding sequence ATGAAAATTATTTCATATAACGTAAACGGAATTAGGGCAGCAGTTAGAAAAGGATTTCTGGATTGGATACAACAGGCAAATCCAGATGTGATATGCTTGCAGGAAATTAAAGCAAATCCCGATCAATTAAATTTAGAGGAATTTACAGAAGCTGGTTATCCTTACCAATATTGGTATCCGGCGCAGAAAAAAGGCTATAGCGGCGTTGCTATTTTAAGTAAAATCGAACCTAATCATATAGAATATGGGACCGGGATCGATTATATGGATTTTGAGGGCCGTAATATTCGAGCCGATTTTGATCATTGCTCGGTAATGAGCTTATACCTGCCATCAGGAACCAACATTAATAGACTAGAATTTAAGCTTCAGTTTATGGCCGATTTTCAGAATTATATTAACGATCTCAAACAAGTAGTTCCTAATCTAATTATTTGCGGAGATTATAATATCTGTCATGAAGCGATAGATATTCACGATCCGGTACGTTTAAAAAATACATCGGGATTTCTTCCGGTAGAACGAGAATGGATCGATAATTTTATGAAAAGCGGATTTATTGATAGTTTCCGACATTTTAATACCGAGCCAGATCAATATTCCTGGTGGAGTTATCGCGCCAATGCACGGGCAAATAATAAAGGATGGAGAATCGATTATAATTTAGTTGCAGAACCATTACAAGAAAAATTGAAACGTGCCGTTATATTACCAGAAGCTCATCATAGTGATCATTGTCCTATATTAGTAGAGCTTGAAAGATAA
- a CDS encoding GEVED domain-containing protein — protein MNKNFYLLLLFCFYFQINSFAQKDIAKPVFRDSAQAIFSSSISESRLVPPKDEHKLYNPRNRGINKVIPGKGYPKGIDPALQSKKGAVPSRLPSLSFDGVTTRSTPSDPTGVAGLNHYLNAWNSAFSIYDKEGNILMQPASLASIGGEFEGETLGDPIVVYDQFADRFLISQFSDTPDSFLIAVSKGPDPVNDGWYTYRFSTNDVLPDYPKISVWSDGYYITTNKSSNTADESQVIYVMERDKMLVGETAQFVSFPLPGIETNGFYSPAGFNAMGDNMPPRGNAPIIYLQDDAWAGVPEDHLKIWLVNVDWEDLSNSTIEESQELGSASGVSPFTATFDGGSFSNLAQPGNGPDIDALQATMMYMTQYRRFVDHNSVVMNFVVDVDPTQAEHAGIRWYELRQYNDSGEWSVYQEGTYAPDKSDRFSGSIGIDDQGNIGLGFTILDDSPATPIFPSIRYTGRYSGDQLGIMTLEEQSIVEGNSPNPSTRYGDYAHLTVDPLDGLTFWHNAEYFEGNNRINRIAKFKLAPDVTADVGITEISAPIDASLGENERITVTLRNFGANSQSDIPVSYTLNGQTVTEIFSDRIEGSSSKEFTFSETADFSETGRRYEVFARTSLEGDQNSENDTITRFIRNLPPKDVGVTDINAPVTRENLGNSERITVTIENFGGEEQSNIPIWFQKGNNNRIEEIYPGSIPVGEKAVFSFQQTTDLSGNGRYRISSGTALEDDFDPTNDTEQISVASLNCIPEGSNCSFGDGISYFQLGDILNERIPCSDGYNDYIGFSTNLDRAQNNYTLTVQTFFDADEEEEKFSMWIDLDDNGSFESDERIFTDIPLLNPSTSYSYDFSLPEDAPLGQHLLRIRAGDTSYDGDLNSPCSVMEYGTTHDYSVNIIDSDLDIEDFILNEAELLVLDENNDQYRVVLETSYNEPLRITVHNVLGQKMLENKVENSQDGYVYDLDMSYAARGVYLVRIGTRKVGKVKRFIVK, from the coding sequence ATGAACAAGAATTTCTATTTACTACTTCTATTTTGCTTCTATTTTCAAATCAATTCTTTTGCGCAAAAGGATATAGCAAAACCCGTTTTTCGGGATTCTGCACAAGCAATTTTTTCATCATCAATCTCAGAAAGTCGATTGGTGCCTCCAAAAGATGAGCACAAATTATATAATCCTAGAAATCGCGGGATTAATAAAGTAATTCCTGGTAAAGGATATCCAAAAGGAATTGATCCTGCTTTGCAAAGCAAAAAAGGAGCAGTGCCTTCTAGGTTACCATCTTTGTCTTTTGATGGTGTGACAACGCGTTCTACACCATCGGATCCTACCGGGGTAGCTGGTCTAAATCATTATTTAAATGCATGGAATTCTGCTTTTTCGATATACGATAAAGAAGGCAATATTCTTATGCAGCCGGCTTCTTTGGCTAGTATTGGAGGTGAATTTGAAGGTGAAACATTAGGAGATCCCATTGTTGTCTACGATCAATTTGCCGATCGATTTTTAATAAGTCAGTTTAGCGATACTCCCGATAGTTTTTTAATTGCTGTTTCCAAAGGTCCAGATCCAGTTAATGATGGCTGGTATACGTATCGATTTTCTACAAATGATGTGCTGCCCGATTATCCTAAAATTTCAGTCTGGAGTGATGGATATTATATAACCACTAACAAAAGTTCTAATACAGCAGACGAAAGTCAGGTAATCTATGTGATGGAACGCGATAAAATGCTTGTTGGCGAAACAGCGCAATTTGTGTCTTTTCCTTTACCTGGGATAGAAACAAACGGATTTTATAGTCCGGCAGGTTTTAATGCTATGGGCGATAACATGCCGCCTAGAGGGAATGCTCCAATAATTTATCTTCAGGATGATGCATGGGCGGGAGTGCCAGAGGATCATTTAAAAATCTGGTTGGTTAATGTAGATTGGGAAGATTTGTCTAATTCAACTATCGAAGAATCTCAGGAATTAGGTTCAGCCAGCGGTGTTTCACCATTTACAGCCACTTTCGATGGAGGTTCCTTTAGCAATCTGGCGCAGCCAGGTAACGGTCCTGATATTGATGCTTTGCAGGCAACAATGATGTACATGACGCAGTACCGAAGATTTGTCGATCATAATTCAGTAGTAATGAATTTCGTGGTAGATGTAGACCCTACCCAGGCAGAACACGCAGGGATAAGATGGTACGAATTGCGACAATATAATGACAGTGGTGAATGGAGCGTTTACCAGGAAGGCACTTATGCACCCGATAAAAGCGATCGTTTTAGCGGAAGTATCGGTATTGATGATCAGGGTAATATCGGTTTAGGTTTTACTATTTTAGATGATAGTCCAGCCACGCCTATCTTTCCTTCCATAAGATATACCGGAAGATATAGTGGTGACCAATTGGGGATAATGACGCTAGAGGAGCAAAGTATTGTAGAAGGTAATAGTCCTAATCCTAGTACAAGATATGGAGATTATGCGCATCTCACTGTAGATCCGCTTGATGGTTTAACATTTTGGCATAATGCTGAATACTTTGAAGGCAATAACCGAATTAATAGAATTGCTAAATTTAAGCTGGCGCCAGATGTAACTGCCGATGTTGGAATTACTGAAATTTCTGCACCAATCGATGCGAGCCTTGGGGAAAATGAAAGAATAACGGTGACCTTGAGGAATTTTGGAGCCAATTCACAATCTGATATTCCTGTTAGTTATACGCTTAACGGGCAAACCGTAACAGAAATTTTTAGCGATAGAATTGAAGGTTCTTCTTCAAAAGAATTTACGTTCTCAGAAACCGCAGATTTTTCTGAAACAGGTAGGCGTTACGAGGTTTTTGCAAGAACAAGTTTAGAAGGAGATCAAAATTCAGAAAATGATACTATCACAAGATTTATACGGAATTTGCCCCCAAAAGATGTTGGGGTTACCGATATCAATGCCCCTGTGACCCGAGAAAATCTAGGGAATAGCGAAAGAATTACGGTAACTATAGAGAATTTTGGGGGAGAAGAACAAAGCAATATCCCAATATGGTTTCAGAAAGGAAATAACAATCGCATAGAAGAAATTTATCCTGGAAGCATTCCTGTTGGCGAAAAAGCAGTTTTTAGCTTTCAACAAACTACTGATCTTTCTGGTAATGGGCGTTATCGTATTAGTTCGGGGACTGCATTAGAAGATGATTTCGATCCAACGAATGATACTGAGCAAATTTCTGTAGCAAGTTTAAACTGTATACCCGAAGGTTCAAATTGTTCTTTTGGCGACGGAATTTCCTACTTTCAGCTTGGTGATATTTTAAATGAAAGAATTCCTTGTAGCGATGGTTATAACGATTATATCGGTTTTTCAACAAATCTTGATCGTGCCCAAAATAATTACACGCTTACGGTTCAAACTTTTTTCGATGCAGATGAAGAGGAAGAAAAATTTTCTATGTGGATAGACTTAGATGATAACGGATCTTTCGAGTCAGATGAGCGCATTTTTACTGATATACCACTTTTAAATCCAAGTACTTCTTATTCTTATGATTTTAGTCTTCCTGAAGATGCACCTCTAGGGCAGCATTTGTTAAGAATACGAGCTGGGGATACCAGTTATGATGGAGATCTAAATAGTCCTTGCAGTGTAATGGAGTATGGTACAACACACGATTATTCAGTAAATATTATTGATTCTGATTTAGATATCGAGGATTTTATTCTGAATGAAGCCGAGTTGTTAGTGTTAGATGAAAATAATGATCAATATCGCGTCGTTTTAGAAACCAGTTATAACGAGCCACTGCGAATTACAGTACACAATGTGCTTGGCCAAAAAATGCTAGAAAATAAGGTTGAAAATAGCCAAGATGGATATGTCTATGACCTTGATATGTCTTATGCGGCACGTGGTGTTTATTTGGTGCGTATAGGTACAAGAAAAGTGGGAAAAGTGAAACGATTTATTGTGAAATAG
- a CDS encoding zinc metallopeptidase has translation MIGYYLIAGIMFIVSLYVSNKLKSKFKKYSKMQLQNGMSGKEIAEKMLRDNGITDVKVVSTPGMLSDHYNPSKNTVNLSEGVYSQRNAAAAAVAAHECGHAVQHANAYGWLKMRSALVPVVSVASNLSQWVILAGLVLLYTSTMGPTIFFIGIVLFGLGTLFSFITLPVEYDASNRALAWLETENMLTSNEHDAAKDSLKWAARTYVVAALGSLATLLYFIGIFMGSRD, from the coding sequence ATGATTGGATATTATTTAATAGCAGGAATCATGTTTATCGTGAGCCTGTACGTAAGTAATAAACTTAAAAGTAAGTTTAAGAAATATTCCAAAATGCAATTGCAAAATGGAATGAGTGGTAAAGAGATTGCTGAAAAAATGTTACGTGATAACGGGATTACTGATGTGAAAGTAGTCTCTACTCCGGGTATGTTATCAGACCATTACAATCCCAGCAAAAATACAGTTAATCTTAGCGAGGGCGTATATTCACAGCGAAATGCAGCAGCAGCTGCCGTAGCAGCACATGAATGTGGGCATGCAGTGCAGCATGCAAATGCGTATGGCTGGTTAAAAATGCGAAGTGCGCTGGTTCCGGTAGTTAGTGTGGCTTCTAATTTATCGCAATGGGTGATATTAGCAGGTTTGGTGTTGCTTTATACCAGCACCATGGGACCAACTATATTCTTTATTGGGATTGTACTTTTTGGACTAGGGACTTTGTTTAGTTTTATAACACTCCCAGTAGAGTATGATGCAAGTAACAGAGCTTTAGCCTGGTTGGAGACTGAAAATATGTTGACCAGTAATGAGCATGATGCAGCAAAGGATTCTCTAAAATGGGCGGCAAGAACGTATGTAGTTGCTGCGCTTGGATCTTTAGCGACTTTATTATATTTTATCGGGATTTTTATGGGTTCCAGAGATTAA
- the radA gene encoding DNA repair protein RadA, which translates to MAKVKTAYYCQNCGAQYAKWQGRCNSCGDWNTIVEEVIEKPDKKDWKTSAKTEKKRAAKPLRLNEIETAPEYRWKTGNTELDRVLGGGLVPGSLTLLGGEPGIGKSTLLLQISLSFPYKVLYVSGEESQQQIKMRAERIDPNSTNCYILTETKTQSIFRQIEEVSPEVVIIDSIQTIHSDYIESAPGSISQIRECTAELIKFAKESNVPVILIGHITKEGSIAGPKVLEHMVDTVLQFEGDRNHVYRILRANKNRFGSTHELGIYEMQGSGLREVSNPSEILISKHQDDLSGTAIASTLEGMRPLMIEIQALVSSAVYGTPQRSATGYNVKRLNMLLAVLEKRAGFRLGAKDVFLNITGGISVDDPAIDLAVVAAILSSNEDIAIEKDICFAAEVGLAGEIRPVTRADQRILEAEKLGFAKIMISTQSKLPKSDYAIKVIRVSKIEDVVGHLFE; encoded by the coding sequence ATGGCGAAGGTAAAAACAGCTTATTATTGTCAAAACTGCGGCGCGCAATACGCTAAATGGCAGGGACGATGTAATTCTTGCGGAGATTGGAATACTATTGTAGAAGAGGTAATTGAAAAACCAGACAAAAAAGACTGGAAAACCTCAGCAAAGACCGAGAAAAAAAGAGCGGCTAAACCTCTACGTCTTAACGAAATTGAAACTGCTCCCGAATATCGTTGGAAAACCGGAAATACAGAATTAGATCGTGTATTAGGTGGCGGCTTGGTTCCAGGCTCGCTAACTCTTCTTGGCGGAGAACCGGGAATAGGAAAAAGTACGCTATTATTACAAATTTCGCTTAGTTTCCCTTACAAAGTACTATACGTTTCAGGAGAGGAAAGTCAGCAGCAAATAAAAATGCGGGCAGAGCGTATCGATCCAAATTCGACAAATTGCTATATTCTTACTGAAACAAAAACACAAAGTATATTTAGGCAAATTGAAGAAGTCTCTCCAGAAGTTGTCATTATCGATTCCATCCAAACTATACACAGTGATTACATCGAAAGCGCTCCCGGAAGTATTTCTCAAATTCGAGAATGTACGGCAGAATTAATAAAATTCGCTAAAGAAAGTAATGTTCCCGTAATTCTTATTGGGCATATCACTAAAGAAGGTAGCATTGCCGGCCCAAAAGTATTAGAACACATGGTAGATACGGTACTTCAGTTCGAAGGAGATCGTAATCATGTATACCGAATTTTACGTGCTAATAAAAACCGCTTCGGAAGCACACACGAACTAGGCATCTACGAAATGCAAGGCAGCGGACTTCGAGAAGTTTCTAACCCTTCAGAAATTTTAATTAGTAAACATCAAGACGATTTAAGTGGTACCGCAATAGCTTCCACCTTAGAAGGGATGCGGCCTTTAATGATCGAGATACAGGCTTTGGTGAGTTCCGCGGTTTATGGGACACCGCAACGTTCTGCAACCGGTTATAATGTTAAGCGTTTAAATATGTTATTAGCGGTTTTAGAAAAACGTGCTGGTTTTCGATTAGGCGCAAAAGATGTTTTTCTGAATATTACTGGCGGAATTAGCGTAGATGATCCCGCAATTGATCTTGCTGTTGTCGCGGCTATTCTCTCGTCTAACGAAGATATTGCTATTGAAAAAGATATTTGTTTTGCTGCTGAAGTTGGTTTAGCCGGAGAAATACGCCCCGTAACTCGTGCCGACCAAAGAATTCTTGAAGCTGAAAAACTAGGTTTTGCCAAAATTATGATCTCCACGCAAAGCAAACTCCCTAAATCTGATTATGCGATTAAGGTAATACGTGTTTCAAAAATTGAAGATGTAGTAGGCCATTTATTTGAATAA